From the Pseudomonas sp. VD-NE ins genome, the window AACCGCTTGCGAACTCATCCAACAGATCGACTGCTGCGCACCGTATTCAACAGCGTGGAGAACTGGCCGGTGCCCGAAAGACACCAAGCCCTGATTCGGTTGCTGGATCTGAAAAAAACACCGTCACCCGCCGATGGCAATGACGAAAAACCACAGGCTGACCAAGCCACCGTCACTGATTATTTCGAGCAATTCGAATTGACGGGCGCATCAAGCGGGCAACCGGTCTACCTACAGAAAAAATCTGCGGGGTCTGAATATGAAGTAAAGGCCTACATCGCCAGTCTGGTGTTCGCGCAGGCGAGTCTGGATCACTATGAACACAAAATATACGAATGGAACGACCGTCACTTCATCAAAGTCGCCGACAGCGTTTTTGAAGTGGAACCCGACCCTCTTGCCTGGCGCGTCTGCCATCCGCTGGATCCGGGCGCTTACCGTCCACCGGCCGTGTATTCCCCCAGTCATGGCTGGAGCGTGCAACACGACGCGATCGTAAAGCAAAGCACACAGGCTGATGTAGACATCGATCACAAAGCACTTGAGGGCTGAAGGCCAGAAACGGACTCAACGCCTCGCTTATAACTTATCGTTCTAAAACTCCATTTACCGGGGCGGGTCAGTTTCTGAGTACCCGCCCTTTTGGCGAGGTAGCGATTGACCCCTCCCCAACGGAAAAACCGGTAAGGATTTTATGTGTGGATTAGCTGGCGAGTTACGTTTTGATCAACAACCTGCAGACCTTGCAGCGATCGAGAGAATCACCCATCACCTGGCCCCTCGCGGCCCCGACGCGTGGGGCTTCCATGCCCAAGGGCCGATTGCCCTCGGTCACCGTCGCCTGAAAATCATGGACCTGTCGGACGGCTCGGCGCAGCCGATGATCGACAGCCAGTTGGGCTTGTCCCTGGCCTTCAACGGTGCGATCTACAACTTCCCGGAACTGCGCGCCGAGCTTGAAGCGCTGGGTTATGCCTTCTATTCCGGTGGCGACACCGAAGTGCTGCTCAAGGGCTATCACGCTTGGGGCGAAGCCCTGCTGCCCAAGCTCAACGGCATGTTCGCCTTTGCCATTTGGGAACGCGACGCCAAACGCCTGTTCATCGCTCGCGACCGTCTCGGCGTCAAGCCGCTGTACCTGTCGCGCACCGGCCAGCGCCTGCGTTTTGCCTCGGCATTGCCGGCACTGCTCAAGGGCGGCGACATCAACCCGATTCTCGACCCGGTGGCGCTCAATCACTACCTGAATTTCCATGCGGTCGTCCCGGCGCCGCGCACCCTGCTGGCCGGCATTGAAAAACTGCCACCAGCGACCTGGATGCGCGTTGAAGCCGATGGCACCACCGAGCAGAAAACCTGGTGGACCCTGCCCTACGGCCCACACGACGACGAGAAAAACCTGACGCTGGAAGACTGGGTCGACCGCGTCCTCGACAGCACCCGCGAAGCGGTGGCGATTCGTCAACGCGCCGCTGTGGACGTCGGTGTGCTGCTCTCCGGCGGTGTCGATTCGAGCATGCTCGTCGGCCTGTTGCGTGAAGTCGGCGTGGAGAACCTGTCGACCTTCTCTATCGGTTTCCAGGATGCCGGTGGTGAGCGCGGTGACGAGTTTCAGTATTCCGATCTGATCGCCAAACACTACGGCACCCAACACCATCAATTGCGCATCGACGAGAAAGAGATCATCGAGCAACTGCCCGCCGCATTCCGTGCGATGAGCGAACCGATGGTCAGCCATGACTGCATCGCTTTCTACCTGTTGTCGCGCGAAGTGGCCAAACACTGCAAGGTGGTGCAGAGCGGCCAAGGCGCGGATGAACTGTTCGCGGGTTATCACTGGTACCCGCAAGTCGACGGCGCGGCCGATCCGTATGCGGCTTACCGCAACGCATTTTTCGACCGCAGCTATGACGACTACGCCGCCACTGTGCAGCCGAAATGGCTGACCGCGAACGATGCCGCAGGCGACTTCGTGAAAGAACATTTCGCCCAGCCCGGCGCTGATGCGGCCGTCGACAAAGCCCTGCGTCTGGACAGCACGGTGATGCTGGTCGACGACCCGGTCAAACGCGTCGACAACATGACCATGGCCTGGGGCCTGGAAGCGCGTACGCCGTTTCTCGACTATCGACTGGTCGAACTCTCGGCCCGCGTACCGGGCCAATTCAAGCTGCCGGATGGCGGCAAACAGGTCTTGAAAGAAGCCGCGCGTCGAGTGATTCCAAGTGAAGTGATCGACCGTAAAAAAGGTTACTTCCCGGTGCCGGGCCTCAAGCATTTGCAGGGCGATACCCTGAACTGGGTGCGCGAACTGCTGCTCGATCCAAGTCAGGATCGCGGCCTGTTCAACCCGGCCATGCTCGACAAATTGCTGACCGATCCGCAAGGCCAATTGACGCCGTTGCGCGGTTCGAAGTTGTGGCAACTGGCAGCCCTGAACCTGTGGCTCAGTGAACAAGGAATCTGATCGATGAAACCCCACGCCACGGCCATCAGCCAACGGCTGCTACGCGGTCAGACACCGTCCTATGAACGCTTGCAGGCACGTCTGGCCGAAGACGGCAGCACGCTGGCCGCCGACCCGATCGCGCTGCATTGCGGCTGGGGCCGGTTGCTGATCGGCCACACCTTTCCCGACCCGGCATCGCTGGCGCAGGAACTGCTCAAAGAGCAGCCCGGCGAGCGCGATATCGCTTTGTACGTTGCAGCACCGCAGCAGATTCTCGGCCTCGAGCCGACGCAATTGTTCCTTGATCCATCCGACACCTTGCGCCTGTGGTTCAGCGATTATCGGCAGGCGACTCGAGTGTTTCGCGGCTTTCGTATCCGCCGCGCGCAGAGTGAGGCGGACTGGCAGGCGATCAACCTGTTGTATCAGGCACGCGGCATGCTGCCGATCGATGCCACGCGGTTGACCCCGCATCATCAGGGCGGCCCGGTGTATTGGCTCGCCGAGGATGAAGACAGCGGCGCGGTGATCGGTAGCGTCATGGGCCTGAACCATCAAAAAGCCTTTAACGACCCGGAAAACGGCAGCAGCCTGTGGTGCCTGGCGGTGGATCCACAATGCTCGCGTCCAGGTGTCGGTGAAGTGCTGGTGCGACACCTGATTGAGCACTTCATGAGTCGCGGTTTGAGCTATCTGGATCTGTCGGTGTTGCACGACAACCGCCAGGCGAAAAACCTCTACGCCAAGCTCGGTTTCCGCAACCTGTCGACCTTCGCCATCAAGCGCAAGAACGGCATCAATCAACCGCTGTTTCTCGGCCCGGGGCCGGAGGCGCAGTTCAACCCGTACGCGCGGATCATCGTAGAAGAAGCCCATCGACGCGGCATCGACGTGCAAGTGGATGACGCCGATGCCGGGCTGTTCACCCTCAGCCACGGCGGGCGCCGCGTGCGTTGCCGCGAATCGTTGAGCGACCTGACCAGCGCGATCAGCATGAGCCTGTGTCAGGACAAGAGCCTGACGCACAAAGTGCTCAAAGGCGCCGGTCTGAACCTGCCTTCGCAGCAACTGGCGGGCAATGCCGACGATAACCTGGCCTTCCTCGACGAGCATCAACGGGTGGTGGTCAAGCCGCTCGACGGTGAACAGGGGCAAGGCGTGGCGGTGGATTTGCAGAGCATCGAAGAGGTGCAGCAAGCCATCGAAACAGCGAAGCAATTTGATAGCCGCGTGCTGCTGGAAAGCTTCCACGAAGGGCTTGATCTGCGGATTCTGGTGATCGGTTTTGAAGTGGTCGCGGCGGCAATTCGCAAACCGGCGGAAGTGGTCGGCGATGGCCAGCATTCGGTGGGCGCGTTGATCGAGGCGCAAAGTCGGCGTCGGCAAGCGGCCACCAGCGGCGAAAGCAAGATCCCGCTGGACCACGAAACCCAACGCACCCTGCATGCGGCGGGTTATGACTACAGCAGCATTCTGCCGGCCGGCGAGCACCTGTTTGTGCGGCGTACGGCGAATCTGCACACCGGCGGCACGCTGGAAGATGTCACCGCGATTCTGCATCCGACCCTGGTCGATGCCGCCGTGCGAGCAGCGCGGGCACTGGATATTCCGATGGTCGGCCTCGACTTGATGGTGCCGGCGGCG encodes:
- a CDS encoding N-acetylglutaminylglutamine amidotransferase; translated protein: MCGLAGELRFDQQPADLAAIERITHHLAPRGPDAWGFHAQGPIALGHRRLKIMDLSDGSAQPMIDSQLGLSLAFNGAIYNFPELRAELEALGYAFYSGGDTEVLLKGYHAWGEALLPKLNGMFAFAIWERDAKRLFIARDRLGVKPLYLSRTGQRLRFASALPALLKGGDINPILDPVALNHYLNFHAVVPAPRTLLAGIEKLPPATWMRVEADGTTEQKTWWTLPYGPHDDEKNLTLEDWVDRVLDSTREAVAIRQRAAVDVGVLLSGGVDSSMLVGLLREVGVENLSTFSIGFQDAGGERGDEFQYSDLIAKHYGTQHHQLRIDEKEIIEQLPAAFRAMSEPMVSHDCIAFYLLSREVAKHCKVVQSGQGADELFAGYHWYPQVDGAADPYAAYRNAFFDRSYDDYAATVQPKWLTANDAAGDFVKEHFAQPGADAAVDKALRLDSTVMLVDDPVKRVDNMTMAWGLEARTPFLDYRLVELSARVPGQFKLPDGGKQVLKEAARRVIPSEVIDRKKGYFPVPGLKHLQGDTLNWVRELLLDPSQDRGLFNPAMLDKLLTDPQGQLTPLRGSKLWQLAALNLWLSEQGI
- the ngg gene encoding N-acetylglutaminylglutamine synthetase, which translates into the protein MKPHATAISQRLLRGQTPSYERLQARLAEDGSTLAADPIALHCGWGRLLIGHTFPDPASLAQELLKEQPGERDIALYVAAPQQILGLEPTQLFLDPSDTLRLWFSDYRQATRVFRGFRIRRAQSEADWQAINLLYQARGMLPIDATRLTPHHQGGPVYWLAEDEDSGAVIGSVMGLNHQKAFNDPENGSSLWCLAVDPQCSRPGVGEVLVRHLIEHFMSRGLSYLDLSVLHDNRQAKNLYAKLGFRNLSTFAIKRKNGINQPLFLGPGPEAQFNPYARIIVEEAHRRGIDVQVDDADAGLFTLSHGGRRVRCRESLSDLTSAISMSLCQDKSLTHKVLKGAGLNLPSQQLAGNADDNLAFLDEHQRVVVKPLDGEQGQGVAVDLQSIEEVQQAIETAKQFDSRVLLESFHEGLDLRILVIGFEVVAAAIRKPAEVVGDGQHSVGALIEAQSRRRQAATSGESKIPLDHETQRTLHAAGYDYSSILPAGEHLFVRRTANLHTGGTLEDVTAILHPTLVDAAVRAARALDIPMVGLDLMVPAADQPEYVFIEANERAGLANHEPQPTAERFVDLLFPHSQPAVS